One genomic segment of Paenibacillus sp. FSL H8-0332 includes these proteins:
- a CDS encoding FusB/FusC family EF-G-binding protein translates to MKPTFIRNHQYNYIKKQADFVLKTLRSVADRRVLETVRYSAELNVTGAFASLTEGQEQMLRAISAFEKAEDFQQYTSGLEPYLEPFPPITLKQIQKLFPKNKKMKLPDLQSFDFRYVTYLAWADIATNKLFIVYPHEGQFIGVEGRMLPEHKKGYCLFCNRQQELAFLTVKTKPEIAAADNFAFVGQYVCMDSQGCNQSITDISALERFVLSVRK, encoded by the coding sequence TAAGAAACAAGCAGATTTTGTGCTGAAAACATTGCGTTCGGTAGCGGACCGCCGTGTCCTGGAGACCGTAAGATACAGCGCCGAGCTCAACGTGACGGGGGCCTTCGCTTCACTGACCGAGGGTCAGGAGCAGATGCTGCGGGCAATCTCCGCCTTCGAGAAGGCAGAGGACTTCCAGCAGTATACCAGCGGGCTGGAGCCTTATCTGGAGCCGTTTCCGCCGATTACGCTCAAGCAGATTCAGAAGCTGTTTCCCAAGAATAAAAAGATGAAGCTGCCTGACCTGCAGTCGTTTGATTTCCGCTATGTCACGTATCTGGCCTGGGCAGATATCGCAACGAACAAGCTGTTCATCGTCTATCCGCATGAAGGGCAGTTCATTGGTGTGGAAGGCCGGATGCTGCCGGAGCACAAGAAGGGCTACTGCCTGTTCTGCAACCGGCAGCAGGAGCTTGCCTTCCTGACCGTCAAGACCAAGCCGGAGATTGCGGCGGCAGATAATTTTGCGTTCGTGGGCCAGTACGTATGTATGGATAGTCAGGGCTGCAATCAGAGCATTACGGATATAAGCGCGCTGGAGCGGTTCGTCCTCTCGGTGCGCAAGTAG